DNA sequence from the Gaiella occulta genome:
GGCTGCTAGCGTCGGGCGCATGACACATGCAACGCTCCACACCAGCGAGGGCGCGATCGAGATCGAGCTCTTCCCGGAGGACGCGCCGAAGACGGTCGAGAACTTCACGAAGCTCGCAGGCGAAGGCTTCTACGACGGGCTCGCCTTCCACCGCGTCATCCCCGACTTCATGATCCAGGGCGGCTGCCCGCTCGGCACCGGCGGCGGCGGCCCGGGCTACCAGTTCGAAGACGAGCTCAACCGGCACAAGGTGGTCAGGGGTGCGCTCGCGATGGCGAACGCGGGCCCGAACACGAACGGCTCGCAGTTCTTCATCGTCACCGCCGAGGCGACGCCGTGGCTCGACGGCAAGCACACGGTGTTCGGCCGGGTCGTCTCCGGCCAGGAGGTCGCCGACAGGATCTCCCGCGTCGACCGCGACGGCCGTGACCGGCCGACCACGCCGGTGACGATCGAGAAGGTCGACATCGCCGACGGGCAGCCGGGGTGAGGCCGGCGCCGTGAGCCTCGCCGGCAAGACCGCGATCGTCACCGGCGCCTCGTCGGGCATCGGCGCCGCCACCGTGCGCAAGCTGCGGCAGGCCGGCGTGCGGGTCGCGGGGGGAGCACGGCGCGTCGAGCAGGTCGAGGCCGACCTGGCGCTCCCGCTCGACGTCACCGACGAGGCGAGCTCGAGGGCGTTCGTCGACGCGGCCGTGGAGCAGCTCGGCGGCGTCGACATCCTCTTCAACAACGCCGGGCTCGCGCTCGGCCGCGCGCCGTTCGTCGAGTCGAGCGAGGACGACGAGGCGCGCGTGCTGCACACGAACGTCGACGGCGTGCTCCGCATCACCCGGCTCGTGCTGCCGCACCTGCACGACGGCGGGCACATCGTGTTCATGGGCTCCGTCGCGGGCCGGCAGGCGTACCCGGGAGGCGCCTCCTACATCGCGTCGAAGTTCGCCGTGCGCGGCTTCAGCTACGCGCTGCGCGAGGACCTGCTCGGCCGCCCGATCCGCATCACCACCGTCGACGCCGGGCTCGTCGAGACGGAGTTCTCGCTCGTGCGCTTCCGCGGCGACCGGGCGGCCGCCGACGCCGTCTACGAGGGCGTCGACCCGATCACCCCGGACGAGGTCGCCGACTGCGTCCTCTTCGCGCTCACGCGCCCGCCGCACGTCAACCTCGACGAGATCGTGATCAAGGCGCTCGCGCAGTCGAGCGGAGCGCGCGTCGTGCGCCGCCCGACCGCGTAGAGGGCGTCGCGCCGATGCGCCTGCGCTCCCGCTACGACGGCGAGATCGTGCCGCTCGCGCTGCCGGCGTCCGGCGCGCAGGCGCTGTGGCTGTCGCTCGGCGTCGCTCTCGCCGCGCTCGCGGGCCCGGTGGTGGCGCTCGTCGGCGGCAGGGGGCAGACCGGCGAGTACGCGGTGCTCTACCTGCGCATCGTGTCGCTCGGGGTGCCGCCGGCGTTTCTCGCCATCGGCGGGCAGGGCTTCCTGCGCGGCGTCTGCGACCTGCGCACGCCGCTTCGGATCGTGATCGCCGGCAACCTCGTCAACGTCGTCCTCGAGTTGCTGTTCGTCGCCTGTGCCCTCGTGCTCGCCGCGACGCTCGCGGGCGACTGGGGCGTGCGCGGTGTGTGGGCGGCTCTCGCGCTGCTGATCGCGGTGAGGCTTTCGTTGCTGGGCGCGCGCTTCGTGCGGCGCCGCTGGCTCGTCACCGGCTGGGCACCGGCCCGGTAGGGAGGCAGCCGGTTGGCGGTCACGTATCCCTCCTCGAAGCCGGAGCGCGGGGGGTTGCGAGAGCTCACCGCGGCCCTCTGCGAGAAGATCGGCGGGCGTCCGCGCCTTCGTGCCTGAAGGAAAGGCGGTGAAGGGCCGCCTCCCGCCCTGCCTCCCGGGCCTCCTACGAGGCCGCCGCCTCGCTCCTCTTGCACCAGTACCGCTGCAGTCCGGCGAAGCACTGCCAGTACGGCGCCGAGCGGTCGTACGCGTCCACCTCGTCCGGGTCGGAGGAGGCGCAGTCGGCGCGCGCGGCGGCCACGAACGTGGCCTCGTCCATGCCGTGGGCGACGCGCTCGGCCCAGACGTGCAGCGTCTCGCGGAAGCGCGCCAGATGGCCCTGCACGTCGTCGAAGACGCCGAAGTGGGTGAGCGCGAGCCGCGCCGGCCCGCGACGCTCCGTCTCCTCGAGGGTGCGCCGCCACGCCTCCAGGTCGATCTCGGGCGGCGGCGTCGGCGCGAGCACGAAGCGGGCAGGAGAGATGCGCACGCCGACCGAGTCGCCCGTGAACAGGGTGCCGTCCGGGTGCAGGTACGACACGTGGTGCCGGGCGTGGCCGGGGCTCGGGAAGCAGTCGAGGTCGAGCACGCGCCCGGCGACCGCGTGGACGTTCTCGGCCGGCACGGGGGAGAGCTCGCCCCACAGCGCGTCGAACGCCTCGCCGTAGAGCCGGCGGGCGCTCGCCTCGAGGCGGCTCGGGTCGACGAGATGCGGGGCGCCGACCTCGGACACGTGCACCTGCAGCCCGGGGTGCTCGCGCACGAGCGGCCCCGCGGCGCCGGCGTGATCGAGGTGGATGTGCGTCAGCAGCAGGTGGCGGAGGTCGCCCACGCCGACGCCGCGGGCGGCGAGGCCGTCCTTCAGCGCCTGCAGGCAGCTCGACGGCCCGCAGTCGACGAGGGCGAGCCCGTCCTCGCTCTCGACGAGGTACGACGCGATCACGCGCCGCGCGCCGCCGTGCAGCAGGTCGATCGGCTCGATCGTCATCGTCCCTGACCGTACCCCACGCCGGGGACGGCGGGCGACGTGGGTCAGGACGGGGCGATGCCGCCCACCCGCGCGGAGCTGAGCGCCTGCTCGAGGTCGGAGACGAGATCGCCGGCCGACTCGATCCCGACCGACAGCCGCACGAGGTTGCGCGGCGCCGCGAACGGCCCGCTCGCCGTCGCGGCGTGCGTCATGCGGAAGGGGTGCTCGATCAGGCTCTCGACGCCGCCGAGGCTCTCCGCGAGCGTCCACACCTTCGTCCGCGCGACGAGATCCACCGCCTCTTCCTCGGACTCGACGAGGAACGAGACCATGCCGCCGAAGTCGCGCATCTGCCGTGCGGCGATCTCGTGCCCGGGGTGCGTCGGGAGCCCGGGATAGAGCACGTCGACGACGCGCGGGTGCTCCTGCAGGAAGGCGACGACGGCGCGCGCGTTCTCGCAGTGCTGCCGCATGCGCACGGCGAGGGTCTTGAGGCCGCGCAGCACGAGCCAGGCGTCGAACGGCCCCGGCACGGCGCCGAGCGACTTCTGCAGGAAGCGCAGGCGCTCGGAGATCGTCGGGTCGTTGGTGCCCGTGAAGCCGCCGACGACGTCGGAGTGGCCGCCGAGGTACTTCGTCGTCGAGTGGATGACGACGTCCGCGCCGAGCTCGAGCGGCTGCTGCAGGTACGGCGTGGCGAACGTGTTGTCGACGACGAGCAGCGCGCCCGCCGCATGCGCCGCGTCGGCCGCGGCGCGGATGTCGACGACGTTCAGCAGCGGGTTGGTTGGCGACTCGACCCAGACGAGGCGCGTGCGCTCGTCGAGGTGCGCGGCGAGGTTCGTCGACAACTCGTGCGGCGTGACGTAGTCGAAGGCGTAGCCCTTCGGCTCGTACACCTGCGAGAACATGCGGTAGACGCCGCCGTAGACGTCGTTGACGCACACCACGCGCTCGCCCGGATCGACGAGGTGCATGACCGTTGTCGTCGCCCCGAGCCCCGATCCGAATGCGTGGCCGAACGCCGCGCCCTCGAGCGAGGCGAGGCACTCCTCGAGGGCGGTGCGCGTCGGGTTCGCGACGCGCGCGTAGTCGTAGCCCTTGTGGACGCCGACCGCCTCCTGGGCGAACGTGGAGGTCTGGTAGATCGGCGTCGTCACCGCGCCCGTCGCCGGGTCGGGCTCCTGGCCGGCGTGGATCGCGCGCGTCTCGAATTCCATGGCCTGGATCCTATGTCCCCGCCCGCGCCCGCGGCATGCGTGACACACTTCCCCCGATGCCTGCAGCCGGGTCGATCCGCCACGACTGGACGCTCCGCGAGATCGAGGAGATCCACGCGCTCCCGTTGCCGGAGCTCCTCTTCCGCGCGCAGTCCGTCCATCGCGCGCACCACGACCCGTTGCAGGTGCAGGGGTGCGCGCTCCTCAGCGTCAAGACGGGAGGGTGCCCCGAGGATTGCGCCTACTGCCCGCAGTCGGCGCGATACACGACCGGCGTCGGCCGGGAGCCGCTGCTCGGCGTCGAGGAGACGCTCGTTGCCGCCGCCCGCGCGCGCGACCAGGGAGCGACGCGCTTCTGCATGGGCGCCGCCTGGCGCAGCGCGCCGCGCGGGGCACAGTTCGATCGCGTGCTCGAGATGGTGCGCGGCGTCCGCGCCCTCGGCCTGGAGGCCTGCTGCACGCTCGGCATGCTCACGGCCGAGCAAGCGGAGGCGCTCGCCCAGGCGGGGTTGACGGCCTACAACCACAACCTCGACACGTCGCCCGAGTTCTACGGAGCGATCATCACGACGCGCACGTACGCCGACAGGCTCGAGACGCTCGGCCATGTGCGCCGGGCTGGAATCACCGTCTGCTGCGGCGGCATCATAGGGATGGGCGAGGATCTATCCGATCGTCTTGGCCTGCTCGGTCAGCTTGCCGCGCAGGATCCGCATCCCGAGAGCGTCCCCATCAACATGCTCGTGCGCGTCGCCGGCACGCCGCTCGCCGAGGCAGACCCGATCGATCCGCTCGAGCTCGTCCGCGTGATCGCGACCGCGCGGATCCTGATGCCGGCGTCGATCGTCAGGCTCAGCGCCGGCCGGCTCTCGCTCAGCGACGAGGCGCAGGCCCTGTGCTTCCTCGCCGGCGCCGGCTCGATCTTCATCGGCGACAGGCTCCTCACGACCGGCAACCCGGAGGTCGACCGCGACAGGGAGCTTCTCGAGCGGCTCGGCATGCGACTCGCCGACGAGCCGGTCACGGTGTCGTAGCGGGGCCGGCCGCCGCCGTCGCGGGCTTGCTGCCGATCGCGAGCTTCTGACGCCGGGTGGCCTCGCGGCCTCCGGCACCGGGGCTCACCGCCGTACGAAAGCCTCGAGCCGGCAGGCACGCCGGAGCCGGTCGAGCGCGCGGTCGAGCGCGTCGTCGAGGCCGGCGGATGCCCGCACGCCGGGCTCGCGGTGGAACGCCTTCAGCACGAGGACGCCGTCGCCGCGCTCCGCCTTGAGGTCGGCGCGGCCGACGATGCGGTCGCGCCACAGCAGCGGCAGCACGTAGTACCCGTAGCGCCGCTCGTGCTCGCGCTTGTAGACCTCGATCAGGTGGTCGAATCCGAACACGCGGCGTGCGAACGGCCGGTCCCACAGCAGGTTGTCGAACGGGGAGAGCAGGACCGCCGCCGACGGCGTTGCGGCGTCGAGATCTGCTCCCGCGGGCACGACGACCGCCGCGCCCCCGTCGTCGACCGCCACGCGCTCGAGCAACCCGTCCGCGACGAGGCCGTCGACCGCGGGACGGACGCCGGCGACGCCACCCCTGAGCCGCCAATGCTCGACGATGCCTGCCTCGGTGAGCGCTCCGCGGGCGCGTACGGCGCGCAGCGCGAGCGCGCGCAACCGGTCGTGCGCGGATGGCGGCGTGGCGTCCAGCAGCGCCTTCGGCACCACGCGCTCGGGCAGGTCGTAGAGGCGCTGGAAGCCCTGCCGCCCGGCGATCACGAGCGCCCCGTGGTTCCACAGCCGCTCGAGCATCGCCTTCGCCGGCTTCCAGTTCCACATACCGCCCGCGGCCGATCCTTCGAAGTGGCGCGACCCGAGCGGGCCGCGGCGACGGATCTCGTCGAGGATCTCCTCGGCGAGGTGCGGGTGCGTGTCGCCCACGTTCCCGTACCAGCGCCTGCCGCCCGTGCGCATCTGAGTCGCGAACAGCGGCCAGTCCTCGATCGGCAGCAGGCACGCCTCGTGAGCCCAGTACTCGAACACGCGCCCCTGCGCGAGCAGGCGCGAGACGGTGCCCGCCCGGTAGGTGCCGACGCGGGAGGCGAGCGCGATGCGGTGGCTGCGCTCGACGGCCGAGATCGAGTCGAGCTGTACGCAGGCGAGGCGCCGGATCGCCGCCTCGACCTCGCCGGCCGTGCCCGTCCGCGAGCGCGCCGCATATCCCTGCGCGGCGACGACGAGCCGGCGCAGCCCGGTGCGGGAGATGACGCGCACGCTCGTATCTTCGCCGCAGGAGGGCCGTGCGCGACGAGCATGCGCGCTGCGCTCATGGCGAGGACGGGCGCGCGCTGCGGCGAGGGCGGCTGCCGCGCGCCCCCGGCTGCCCTGTGGCCGCGACGGCGGCGAGAGCGAGGGCTAGGAGGGCGTCGTGCCCTCGAGGATCGCGGCCAGGCGGGATGCGTCGATGTTGCCGCCGGAGACGACGCACACGATCCGGCCCTCGCCCGCCCGGCCCGAGAGCGCGGCCGCGACGGCGAGCGCCCCGGCGCCTTCCGCCACGACCCGCGCGCGCTCGGCGAGCAGGCGCACGGCCGCGGCGGCCTCGTCGAGCGACACGACGACCGAGCCGGCAAGGAGCGGCCGCGCGCGCTCCCACATCGCCGGCAGCAGGGCCTTGCCGCCGGCGCCGTCGACGAACGAGGGCGTGTAGGCGACGGACGTCGCGGTACCGGCCGCGAGCGACGCGGCGAGCGGCGCACCCGTCTCGGGCTCGCAGGCGAGCACGCGCGTGGCGGGGCTGAGCTCGTGCAGGGCGCTCGCGATCCCCGTCGTCAACCCGCCGCCGCCCCAGGGCACGAGCACCGCTTCGATCCCCTCGAGGTCCTCCACCAGCTCGAGCGCGATCGTGCCGTTGCCCGCCATCACCGCGTCGTCCATCACGGGATGGACGAAGTAGCCGCCGGCACCCGGGTACGAGCCTTCCTCCATCGCCCGCCACCAGCGCTCGAACGGCACCTTGACGACCGAGCCGCCGAGACGCCCGATCGCGTCGAGCTTCGTCTGCGGCGCGTGCTCCGGCACGACGATCGTCGCCGGCACGCCCTCCTCGCGTGCGATCCAGGCGACGCCCTGGGCCATGTTGCCGGCGCTCGTCGTCAGCACCCCGCCGCCGATCGCCCCGGGTGGCGCGCCGCGGATGGCGTTGGCCGCGCCGCGGATCTTGAACGAGCCGATGACCTGCAGGCACTCGAGCTTGAGCCAGACCTCGGCGGGCGACTCGGGCGCCTGCAGGCGTACGAGCGGTGTGCGCAGGGTCACGTCGGCGATGCGCTCGCGCGCCTCCTCGATCCGCGCGAGCGGGATCAGAACTCGACCTCGCTGCCGATGCCGCGCTCGCGCGCCCGCTCGACGCACAGCTCGGCGGCGGCGAGATCCTCGGCGGCGATCCCGAGCGACTTGAACAGCGTCAGCTCGTCGTCGGCGACCCGGCCGGGATGCGCGCCCGTGAGCAGCTCGCCGAGCTCGGCGCGGATGTGCTCGGGGCCGATGCCCGCCTCCTCGACGGCGAACAGGTAGTCGCCCGACTCGTTCAGCGTCGACTCGCGCCGGTCGACGAACAGCGAGGCGGAGGCAACGGTGTCGGAGTCGAGCTCGCGTGCGGTCGGGACGGACGCGCCGACGGCGTTCACGTGCGTCCCCGGCGCGAGCCAGGCCCGCCGCAGGATCGGCTCGCGCGACGCGGTCGTCGTGCAGACGACGTCTGCTCCGTCGAGCGCCTCCTCGATCGACGCGGCCGCGAGCGCGTGCGTCTCGAGCGCGAGCGCCTCCGCGTGCGCGGGGTTGCGGCTCCAGATGCGGATGACCGGGTCGTCGAGGATGGTCTGCATGGCATCGACGTGCGACCGTCCCTGCACGCCGGACCCGAGCACCGCGACGGTGCGCGCCCCGGGCCGGGCCAGCAGCTTCGTCGCCAGCGCCGACACGGCCGCCGTGCGGATCTCGGTGACCGCCGACGCGTTCAGGACCGCGTGCAGCCGGCCCGTCTTCCCGTCGTGCAGCAGCACGGCGCCCTGGTGCGGATCGAGGCCGAGCTCGGAGTTCCCGGGTGCGACCACGATCTCCTTGAGGGAGAAGAGCGGCGAGCCGCCGCCGCGGTAGGCGGGCATGAAGCCCATCAGCGCGCTCGCCGGCGGGCGCATGAGGAACCGCAGCGGGTTGTGGATCTCGTCGTGCGCGAGCCGTGCGAGCACGTCCTCCATGGCGGCGATGCACGACTCCATGTCGAGCAGCTCGCGCACGTCGTGCTCGGACAGCACGAGCATCAGGCGAAGATCTCCGTGAGGCGGTCGCGGTCGGCTGCGGAGAGGTCGAGGGCGATCGCCTCGGCTGCGGGCGCCAGATGCTCGACCCGGCTCGGCCCGACGACGACGGCGCTGATCTCGGGAACGGCGAGGACCCACGCGAGGGCGAGAGCGGCCGTCGAGGCGCCGAGCTCCGCGGCAGCCCGCTCGAGCGCCTCGAGCGCGTCGAACACGCGGTCGCTGCGATAGCCGTCGTACGGCTCCGGACGCAGCGTCATGCGCGACCCGGCCGGAGGCTGCTCGCCGCGGCGGTACTTGCCGGTCAGCCACCCGCCCGCGAGCGGGCTGAAGGGC
Encoded proteins:
- a CDS encoding peptidylprolyl isomerase; translation: MTHATLHTSEGAIEIELFPEDAPKTVENFTKLAGEGFYDGLAFHRVIPDFMIQGGCPLGTGGGGPGYQFEDELNRHKVVRGALAMANAGPNTNGSQFFIVTAEATPWLDGKHTVFGRVVSGQEVADRISRVDRDGRDRPTTPVTIEKVDIADGQPG
- a CDS encoding SDR family NAD(P)-dependent oxidoreductase produces the protein MSLAGKTAIVTGASSGIGAATVRKLRQAGVRVAGGARRVEQVEADLALPLDVTDEASSRAFVDAAVEQLGGVDILFNNAGLALGRAPFVESSEDDEARVLHTNVDGVLRITRLVLPHLHDGGHIVFMGSVAGRQAYPGGASYIASKFAVRGFSYALREDLLGRPIRITTVDAGLVETEFSLVRFRGDRAAADAVYEGVDPITPDEVADCVLFALTRPPHVNLDEIVIKALAQSSGARVVRRPTA
- a CDS encoding MATE family efflux transporter, translated to MRLRSRYDGEIVPLALPASGAQALWLSLGVALAALAGPVVALVGGRGQTGEYAVLYLRIVSLGVPPAFLAIGGQGFLRGVCDLRTPLRIVIAGNLVNVVLELLFVACALVLAATLAGDWGVRGVWAALALLIAVRLSLLGARFVRRRWLVTGWAPAR
- a CDS encoding MBL fold metallo-hydrolase, producing the protein MTIEPIDLLHGGARRVIASYLVESEDGLALVDCGPSSCLQALKDGLAARGVGVGDLRHLLLTHIHLDHAGAAGPLVREHPGLQVHVSEVGAPHLVDPSRLEASARRLYGEAFDALWGELSPVPAENVHAVAGRVLDLDCFPSPGHARHHVSYLHPDGTLFTGDSVGVRISPARFVLAPTPPPEIDLEAWRRTLEETERRGPARLALTHFGVFDDVQGHLARFRETLHVWAERVAHGMDEATFVAAARADCASSDPDEVDAYDRSAPYWQCFAGLQRYWCKRSEAAAS
- a CDS encoding cystathionine gamma-synthase, producing the protein MEFETRAIHAGQEPDPATGAVTTPIYQTSTFAQEAVGVHKGYDYARVANPTRTALEECLASLEGAAFGHAFGSGLGATTTVMHLVDPGERVVCVNDVYGGVYRMFSQVYEPKGYAFDYVTPHELSTNLAAHLDERTRLVWVESPTNPLLNVVDIRAAADAAHAAGALLVVDNTFATPYLQQPLELGADVVIHSTTKYLGGHSDVVGGFTGTNDPTISERLRFLQKSLGAVPGPFDAWLVLRGLKTLAVRMRQHCENARAVVAFLQEHPRVVDVLYPGLPTHPGHEIAARQMRDFGGMVSFLVESEEEAVDLVARTKVWTLAESLGGVESLIEHPFRMTHAATASGPFAAPRNLVRLSVGIESAGDLVSDLEQALSSARVGGIAPS
- the bioB gene encoding biotin synthase BioB → MRDTLPPMPAAGSIRHDWTLREIEEIHALPLPELLFRAQSVHRAHHDPLQVQGCALLSVKTGGCPEDCAYCPQSARYTTGVGREPLLGVEETLVAAARARDQGATRFCMGAAWRSAPRGAQFDRVLEMVRGVRALGLEACCTLGMLTAEQAEALAQAGLTAYNHNLDTSPEFYGAIITTRTYADRLETLGHVRRAGITVCCGGIIGMGEDLSDRLGLLGQLAAQDPHPESVPINMLVRVAGTPLAEADPIDPLELVRVIATARILMPASIVRLSAGRLSLSDEAQALCFLAGAGSIFIGDRLLTTGNPEVDRDRELLERLGMRLADEPVTVS
- a CDS encoding winged helix-turn-helix domain-containing protein, whose amino-acid sequence is MRVISRTGLRRLVVAAQGYAARSRTGTAGEVEAAIRRLACVQLDSISAVERSHRIALASRVGTYRAGTVSRLLAQGRVFEYWAHEACLLPIEDWPLFATQMRTGGRRWYGNVGDTHPHLAEEILDEIRRRGPLGSRHFEGSAAGGMWNWKPAKAMLERLWNHGALVIAGRQGFQRLYDLPERVVPKALLDATPPSAHDRLRALALRAVRARGALTEAGIVEHWRLRGGVAGVRPAVDGLVADGLLERVAVDDGGAAVVVPAGADLDAATPSAAVLLSPFDNLLWDRPFARRVFGFDHLIEVYKREHERRYGYYVLPLLWRDRIVGRADLKAERGDGVLVLKAFHREPGVRASAGLDDALDRALDRLRRACRLEAFVRR
- a CDS encoding threonine ammonia-lyase, which gives rise to MTLRTPLVRLQAPESPAEVWLKLECLQVIGSFKIRGAANAIRGAPPGAIGGGVLTTSAGNMAQGVAWIAREEGVPATIVVPEHAPQTKLDAIGRLGGSVVKVPFERWWRAMEEGSYPGAGGYFVHPVMDDAVMAGNGTIALELVEDLEGIEAVLVPWGGGGLTTGIASALHELSPATRVLACEPETGAPLAASLAAGTATSVAYTPSFVDGAGGKALLPAMWERARPLLAGSVVVSLDEAAAAVRLLAERARVVAEGAGALAVAAALSGRAGEGRIVCVVSGGNIDASRLAAILEGTTPS
- a CDS encoding ornithine cyclodeaminase family protein; the encoded protein is MLVLSEHDVRELLDMESCIAAMEDVLARLAHDEIHNPLRFLMRPPASALMGFMPAYRGGGSPLFSLKEIVVAPGNSELGLDPHQGAVLLHDGKTGRLHAVLNASAVTEIRTAAVSALATKLLARPGARTVAVLGSGVQGRSHVDAMQTILDDPVIRIWSRNPAHAEALALETHALAAASIEEALDGADVVCTTTASREPILRRAWLAPGTHVNAVGASVPTARELDSDTVASASLFVDRRESTLNESGDYLFAVEEAGIGPEHIRAELGELLTGAHPGRVADDELTLFKSLGIAAEDLAAAELCVERARERGIGSEVEF